Within the Leisingera thetidis genome, the region TGAACCGCTCTTACGAGCTGCCGCTGAACGAAGGCCTCTTGTTCGAGCGCCGGGTGTTCCACTCGATGTTTGCCACCGAAGACCAGAAAGAAGGCATGGCCGCCTTCCTGGAAAAGCGCGAAGCACAGTTCCGCGACAAGTAATCGCCGGAAACCCCTTAGAGCGGCGGGCCGGACAGCCCGCCGTTTTGCTTTCAGGCCCGGCGCCCTTGCAATTCTGCACGGAGTTGGATAAACGCCGCCCTCATACATGCGCGTGCAGCCCGCTCAGGCTAGAATCACACCGGTGGTCCGACCCGGGTTTGGCTGGCATTGCGTCCGATAGAAACAGAACCCGAAGATAAGGTCAGACACCATGGCAAATTCGCCCCAGGCCAAGAAGCGCGCACGTCAGAACGAAAAGCGCTTTGCCGTCAACAAAGCCCGTCGTTCGCGCATCCGCACCTTCCTGCGTAAAGTTGAAGAAGCCATCGCTTCCGGCGACAAGGACGCTGCAACCGTTGCTCTGCGCGCGGCTCAGCCCGAGCTGATGCGCGGCGTCACCAAGGGGGTGTATCACAAAAACACCGCTTCCAGAAAAATCTCGCGCCTGGCTGCGCGGGTGAAGGCACTGGCCTGAGATTCGCCCCGCTGAGCGGGCTCAAGACCTGTTGAAAAGTTGTCAGGGCGCTGCAGATTGCAGCGCCTTGTTTTTTTAGGAAAGCCTTGGCGGGCTGCTGCGGGAGCGAGAGATTCTTTGCGGCCAAAGGCAGA harbors:
- the rpsT gene encoding 30S ribosomal protein S20, which codes for MANSPQAKKRARQNEKRFAVNKARRSRIRTFLRKVEEAIASGDKDAATVALRAAQPELMRGVTKGVYHKNTASRKISRLAARVKALA